The following nucleotide sequence is from Acidobacteriota bacterium.
TTTCACCCCCTTCTTTTTCTTTACCTCATTGAGCGCCTCCTCAAAGAGGGAATGTTTTACCTTGGAAACCACATCGCCAAACATCTCGATGAGCCGGCGGTAGCTATCGAGGGGGAACCTCTCGTCACCGAATTTCCTGAGCATCCCCTTTACCGTTTCATCATTAAGACCAATGTTGAGCACCGTATCCATCATCCCGGGCATCGAGATCGGGGCTCCACTTCTCACCGAGACGAGAAGTGGATTCCCCGGATCGCCAAAGGAAGCTCCCTTTGTCTTCTCCAGCCTCTTCAGGTTCTCCTCCACCTCGTCCATCAACCCCTCAGGGAAGTTGCCACCTTTCTGATATTCGATACAGGCCTCGGTGGTAATGGTAAAACCAGGAGGAACCGGTATCCCCAGGTTGGTCATCTCGGCTAAGTTTGCCCCCTTTCCTCCGAGGAGGTTCTTCATCTCTGCTGATCCCTCAGCCTTACCTCCGCCGAAGAAGTAGACATATTTTTTTCTCGCCATTATCGATTCCCTCCACCTGATAATGTCGGGGAAGCGAGCTCAGAGAGGAATAAAAGCGATTTTGGCTCTTTCCCCAGGTTCATCCGTATGAGATAGATGGTTATCCTCCGGAGCTCCGCTATCTTTTCTCCGGGTATATTAAGCTCTTTAAATTCTGATAAGGCCTTGGTAAAAAAGAGCCTAAGAAGAAGAAAACCATCACGAGAAAGCCGGGGAAGGCTCAGTTCCTCCCCGGAAAGGCAATTTTTACAGATCAATCCCTCCCTTCCAAAGTACGCCTCCCTTTTTTCATCGAAAAGGAGAAGGTTACATCTGGCACATCTCCTCCTTATCTCAGGCATAAACCCAGTTAATTTAAGGAGCCAGAACTCAAAATAGCGAGCCACCACGAGGGGGGGTATCCCCCCCTCCACCCCCTGAAGGATGGCAAGAAGTAGCCGGAAGAGAGGTTCGTTCTCATCATGCTCCACAGTGAAGAGGTCGGTGAGCTCCGCAATGTAGGAAAAAAGCCATAAAAGAAGAGGGTTATGCTCCAGCTTCAGGCTCGGCTTGATCAGTTTTACCTCTTCCACCCTGGCGAGCTCCCTCCGTTCGGAAAAGCGAAGCCTAATATAGGAGAAGGGCTCAAGGCTCGAGCCATATCTCGAGTTTATCAGGAAGGCGTCCCTTACCACCCCTTTTATCTTCCCGAAATCCCGGGTGAAGAAGAGGACGATCTTATCCCTCTCTCCCAAGTGGTAATAACGAAGAACGATAGCCTCGCTTTCCTCGACCATCACCCCTATCCCTTTAGAAAACATCTTATAACATATGCTCCCTTCTCCTACAACCATTATACCTCTTTTCCCATAAGTAAGCGAAGTCGCTCGAAAACCCGCTTAATATGGGTCCCTCGCCAATATATCCGGTCGCAGGTAGGACAATAGGCAAACCTCTGTTGTGTCCGGTACACATAGGGGGGAACCCTTCCCGCTACCTCCTTCTTCTCCACCAAAGTGATCGGGGTGTTGCAGACGAGACAGCGAGAGAAGACCCGCTCCGGCGAAAGGTTGAGCTTAAACCGGGAGACGATCTCCTTAAGTTGCTCCTCAGGCTCCCCTGAGTGGACGAGAACGATGGTAGCTGAATTCCTCCGTTCCCCTATCCTCGTGTCTCGGGTGAGGAGGACCCTTCCCTCCTTCTCCGCCATCCTGAGGAGATCGACATCCGATATCTTGGAGAAATAGAGGGTATCATAACCCAGAATGCGAAGCCACTTGGCAAGTTTCCCCAACATACAATCGAGAATGAATCTTGGCTCTACTCCCTCAGCTGGGAAAACCACGGTGAAGCCCCTCCTTTCTCGCCCACTCTACCGCCTCCCTATATTCATCCCGGGTTATCCTCCGGGCAATCCTTTTATCGCTTCCCGCAAGGTAGCAAGGGTGGTACTGATCCATTATGTTCACATAGCTGTCCTTCGATATCTCCCTTGCGATGAAACGAACGATCTCCTCGGTACCAGCAAGTCGGTTGGGAAGCACCAGGTGTCGGATGAGAAGGCCCCTTCTTGCGATCCCCTCATCATCAATTACGAGATCTCCCACCTGTTTATGCATCTCCTTGACCACCTCTCTCACCACCTTAGGGTATTCAGGGGCATTGGAAAGCTCTTCTGCCACCTTGGGATCGGCGTATTTGATATCGGGCATATAGATATCCACCACCCCGGAAAGGAGCTTGATCAGGGAAAGGGATTCATAGCCTCCACAGTTATAGACGATGGGGACCTTAAGTCCCTCTTCTACCGCTATCACCAACGACTTCAGGATCTGAGGGACCTGATGAGTGGGAGTGACCAGATTTATATTGTGGCATCCCCTCCTCGCGAGGGAGAGCATTACCTCAGCAAGCCTCTCCGGGGTTATCTCGTATCCTACCCGGAGCTGGCTTATGTCATAATTCTGGCAATAAATACAGTGGAGATTACAGCCGGTGAAGAATATCGTCCCCGAACCGTGCCTTCCTACCAAGGGTGGTTCCTCTCCGAAGTGAGGACCAAAGCTCGAGATATAGGTGCCAGCAGAAAGACCACAAGATCCCTTCTCCCCTTTCAGCCGATTCACCCTGCACTTACGAGGACAAAGACAACAAGAGGAGAGAAGTTCCCACGCCTCCTCCGCTTTCTTTTTAAGTTCGGAAAGGGAAATTTCCATCTCTCAACAGGTCAGATGAAAGGCACCCACCACCTGTTTTTTCTCCGAAAGCTGGTTGAAAAGGAGAACCGCTTCGCTGGTGGGACGAGCGATAAGCTCAATCCCTCGCTCCTCAAGATAGCGGGGGAGCTCAGGGGATATCTTCATCACCCCATAGCAGCCGGTACCCACCACCAGAACGCGAGGGGAAACGGTAAGCACTTCTTTCAGATCGACGGGTTTCAATAAATGCCCCTCCTCCCGCCACCAGCCAGCATCCACCCGATCGGGGTAAACTATGAGGTCCGAGGTATACTCCTTCCCTTCGATCACCATTCTCCCAAAGGAATAGGCTTCTATCTTCAAGGCTTTTCTCCAATTAGCTCGAGGAATTCCTCTTCGGAGATGGTTTTTACGCCAAGTTTTTTCGCCTTATCGTATTTCGAACCCGGGTTTTCCCCAACCACCACAAAGTCGGTCTTCCTGCTAACGGAGGAGGAGGCTCTGCCGCCGAGTTCCTCCACCTTCCGTTCCGCCTCATCCCGGGTGAAATGCTTCAACGCCCCGGTGAAGACAACCGTCTTCCCGGAAAGGGGGCTTTCTACCGCCACCTCCTCCTTTCTCTCTTCCTCCATCCTCACCCCCGCCTTTCTCAACCGCTCGATAACCTCGATATTCCTCCTCTCGGAGAAGAAATCGACGATGCTCTCCGCAACCTTGGGACCGATCTCGGGTATCTCAAGGAGCTCCTCATAACTTGCCTCCCTCAACCGATCTATGCTCTTGAACCTCTTGGCAAGAACCCGGGCTAAATGCTCCCCCACATGGCGGATACCGAGGGCGTAGATAACCCGGTCGAGGCTCCTATCCTTGCTCGCCTCTATCGCATTTATCAGGTTCTCCGCTGACTTGTCCCCCATTCTCTCGAGAGCGGAGACCTCGTCTTTCCTAAGATAGTAAAGATCGGCAACGCTCTTCACCAACCCCTTATCCACCAATTGCTCCACCAACTTCTCTCCCAATCCGTCGATATCCATAGCCAGCTTGGAGGCAAAATGCTCAATACCACCTTTGAGCTTGGCGGGACAGGAGATATTGATACAGCGATGTATCGCCTCATCGGGGAGGCGAACCACTTTGCCACCGCATACCGGGCAACGCTCAGGAAACTTAAACTCCCGCTCCCTACCCGTCCTCTTCTCCTTTACCACCATTACCACCTCAGGTATAACATCCCCTGCCCGCTGGACCACTACCGTATCCCCGATGCGAACATCCTTTCTCTTTATCTCATCCTCGTTGTGCAAGGTGGCACGGCTCACCGTCACCCCGGAGATGGGAACCGGTTCCAAAATCGCCACCGGGGTTATCGCACCCGTCCTCCCCACATTGGCAACGATATCTATCACCTTGGTCGTCATCTGACGAGGAGCAAACTTATAGGCGACCGCCCATCTCGGGCTACGGGAGATAGTGCCCAGTCGTTCCTGAAGCCCAAAGTCGTTTACCTTTATCACCACCCCATCGATGTCATAGGTTAGCTTCTCCCTCTCTTCCTCCATCTTCCTGTGGAACTCTATAGCCTCGTTGATGTTCTTGCACAGTCGCGAATAGGGCTGGGTCTTTAGCCCCCACTTGGGGAGAGTGGTGAGTAGCTCCCACTGGCTTTTAAATTCTCTCCCTACCACCTCGCCCACTGCGTAAAAGAAGGCATCGAGAGGACGAGAAGCAGTGATCCTGGGATCGAGCTGACGAAGGGAACCTGCGGCAGCGTTCCGGGGGTTGGCGAATGGCGCCTCCCCTTCCTCCTCCCTCCTTCTGTTCAGCTCCCGGAAATCGTCGAGATGCATAATCACCTCACCGCGGACAGCGATCCTCTCCGGGATCGGCTCTTCATCTTCCATAAGGATCAATGGTATCGATTTTATCGTTTTTATATTCTGGGTAACATCCTCTCCCACGAAACCATCACCCCGAGTGGAACCGACGACGAGTCTTCCTTTCTCGTAGATCACCTCGATAGCCAAGCCATCGAGCTTCGGCTCGGCAACATACTCTATATCCTCGCTCGTCCCGAGCATCCTCTTTATCCTTTGATCGAATTCGACAACCTCCTCTTCGGTGAAGGCGTTAGAAAGACTGAGCATAGGGATGGTGTGGGGGACGGTACCGAACTTCTCCACTGGCTCCGCTCCTACCCGCTGAGTGGGAGAATTCGGATCATAAAGCTCGGGGTACTTCCTCTCAAGCTCCTCTAACTCGCGAAGAAGCCTGTCATACTCCGCATCCGATATTACCGGTTGGTTGAGAACATAGTAGCGGTAATTATGGTAATGTATCTCCTTACGAAGTTCCTCCACCCTTTTTCTAATCTCATCCGGCACCATTTTCCCTCACCCTACTTTTAATAGGTAAATTTTCTCCTCTCCTAAGTGCTTCTGATTATAACAGATACTCCCCTCTTCTTCAATGGGGGGTGGATCTATCCCCTTAGTGAGCAAGATAATCTCGGGCAAGCCTGAGTAACTTCCTCCTCATCTGCTCAAACGATCTCTCAGGAACCCTGGGATGGATCCGGTTGGTGAGGAATACTACTATAAAGCGATTGCTCTGGTCGATGAACAGAGATGTTCCGGTAAACCCCGTGTGATAGGCGGAAAGAGGGCTGAGGATGGAGAAAGGAAGATCATCCTCTCCCCTCGTCAATCGAAAACCAAGGGAGCGCGCCTCGTTCAACTCCGGGGTAAGATCGGTGAAGAATAGATCTCGCTCCCAAGGGGAAAGAAGCTTCCCCCAACCAAGGAATTCCCTCGCTATCAAAAAGACCTCATAGGCAGTGGAAAAGAGACCGGCGTTTCCTGCTACCCCGCCGAGGAAACGGGCATTTCCGTCGTGCACCTCACCCCAAACAAGCTCGTTGGGAAAGGGAAAAACGCTATCGTCGCTTAAGAACTTGCTCGATTTCTCCCGCTCGTAGGTTCTGCCAATCTCGGTTGCTGCTATCTCCTCCCTTATCACTCGAGGGGGGGGAAAGAAGGTGCGTTTTAAGGAAAGGGGGTGGAATATAAGTTCTGAGGCAAGCTGGGAAAGGGAAGAACCACTCGCCTTTTCGATTATAAATCCCAAGAGGATGTAGCCGAGGCAGGAATATATCACCTTTTCTCCCGGAGGCGAGGAAAGGGGATGGCTCCTTATTACAGAAACCGCCTCCTCTCGGCTAGGGGCAAGCAAGTACAAGGGAAGCCAAGGGGCGAAGCCTCCAGTATGAGTGAGCAGTTGCTGTAAGGTAATCTTCCCCTTCTCCCCCCCTCCAAATTGAGGCAAAAAACGGGAAATGGTCTCATCAAGGGAGAAAAAACCCCTCCTCATAAGGAGAACGAATAACAACGAGGTGATCAACGGCTTGGTGAGCGAGGCGAGATCAAAGATGGTATCTTCCACCACAGGTAGACTACGAGGAGAGGAGACCCTCTCTCCATACGCCCACATCCGGTAGCTTGCAGGACCATCGGCTATGAGAACCACCCCGCCAGGAAACTCACCGGAAGAGACAGCCTCTTTAAGAAAGGAAGGTATATCCAAAGCCTTAAGGGGGGAAGACATCAAAGGATACTGAGCCCCTCAACTATCCTGAAAGCAACTGCAAGGGAATCCCTTGCATCCTTACCAGTAACCTCAGGGAGGTCTTTTTTCTTAACTACCTCGACGAAGGAAGCAAGTTCCTTCTTCAGTGGTTCCTCTCGCTTTACCTTCAGCCGTTTCTTAACTCGCTTAGGGCTTCCATTTCCTTTGGGACGGCTGATCATCTCCACCTCTACCTCTTGGGCGATGTAATCAAGGGTGATAACCGCATCCCGCTCGAATATCCTCACCTTCCTCAGTTTGGAGGTGCTCACCCTACTCGCCATAAATTCACCAATACAGCCAGACTCAAAGGTAACCCGAGCATTCGCCACATCCACCCTCCCGGTTATCACTGAAGCCCCCCGAGCATTTACCGAGACAACCGGGGATCTCGCCATCATCAAGGCTATATCGATATCGTGGATCATCAGATCGAGAACAACATCGATATCAAGACTTCTCGGGACGAAACGCCCTATCCGCTCCGCCTCGATAACCAATGGAGAGCGGATAAACTTCATTGCTGCTTCGACCGCTGGATTATACCGCTCAACATAACCGACTTGGAGAACCACTCCATTTCTATCCGCAAGCTCTATCAACTCATCCGCCTCCTCCAGATTCCTCGTCATTGGCTTCTCAAGAAGGACATCTATTCCCCGCTCGATGAACTGCCTGGCAACCGAGTAGTGATCTTCGGTGGGTACGGCTATAGTGACTGCGTCTATCTTCTTATTAAAAAGATCGGCACAATGGGTGTAGAAGGGAACCCGGTATTTCTTTCCTATGTACTCTGCCCTGTTCGGATCCTTATCCACCACCCCAACCAATTTTACCCCAGAGATCTCCTTCAGCACCCGGACATGGTGCTCACCAAAATTACCAACTCCAACAACTCCTATCTTCAGCTTTGCCAATTTCCTCCCCCTATACCTCACCAAGAGAAATAATGGAAAGCTCTACCTCGTCTGCCAAAGAAACCACCTTTTCCTGATCGAGTATTATTGTACCTCCCGCTTCAACTGCCAAGACAGAGGCCTTTACCTTTATCAGGGTTTCTATCGTATCCTCCCCCACTACAGGTATATCAAACCTGAAGTCCTGCTCTGGCTTGCTCACTTTGACTACCACTCCGGAGGCTCCCGCGAGCTTACCTCCTCGGATAATCATCTGATCCGTACCCTCAAGTGCTTCAATCGCCACCACCACTCCCTTTTTCACCATCACCGTTTGACCTACATCAAGGCGAGCGATCTCCTTAGCCAATTTGAACCCGAGTTCCACATCCGCCATCTCCCTCGGGGTAGGGAACCTTTTAGTAAGTACTCCCCGCGGGGCGAGATAAGAACGAACGAAGGGGAGATACTCAACAATCCTTATCCCTTTTTGTTCGATGAGATCAAGAATACCTTTCAAAAGGGTGTCTGCCCTCCGATCCTCAAGGGTCTCAATAAAAGAGGAAAGTTTAGGATCGAACGAGGCGGTGTTGAACACCTCCTCGTGGGCAACCCTGCCCACTATTACCGCCTCTTTCACCCTTTCCTTTTTAAAAAAGGAGATAACCTTACTTAACTCCCCCACCCCTACCTCGATGACAGATCGAGAAAGAGCGACAAGTTCCTCCCTCTCGTCTTTGGTGATTAAAGCGGTGAAAAGTTCTCGCCCCCTTTTCACCGCCTCCTTGGCTACTACAAGGGGTAGCTTCCCTCCCCCAGCAATAATGCCCAACCTTTCCATTGCTTATTTGATAACCCCTCGTTTGGAAGTCTTTATAAACTTAACGAGGTACGAGACCTCCTCGCAACCGGTTATCGTCCTCTCTATTTCCGCTATCGCCTGGGAGGTATTCAAATTTGAGTTAAGAAGGAGACGAAATGCCTTCCTCAATTTTTCGATCACCTGAGGAGGGAAATTCCTTCTTTTAAGACCAATATAGTTTATCCCATAAGCCTTTGCTCGGTTTCCCACCGTCTTGGAAAAGGGAAGCACATCTTTGGTAATAACAGAATACCCCCCAATAAAACTATACTTACCTACCCGGCAGAATTGATGAACGCCAGAAAAAGCCCCTACTACCGCATAATCCTCCACTAACACATGGCCCGCCAATGTCCCAGCATTCCCGAATATAATTCCATTACCCACTACACAGTCATGGGCAATATGGGAATAAGCCATAAAGTAGTTATCACTGCCAATAACCGTCTCCCCCCTACCACAGGCGGTCCCCGCATTCACTGTGGTGAACTCACGAAAGACATTCCTTGCCCCGATCCGGACATAGGTCTTCTCCCCCTTATACTTCAGATCTTGAGCTGGGGTTCCTATAGAACAAAAAGGGTAGATATGACAATCCTCCCCTATCTCGGTATAACCCACTATGTGGACATTGGCCTCAATGACCGTCCCCCTTCCTATCTTTACATTATCACCAATTATCGAGTAGGGACCTATCTTCACCCCCTCATCAATCTCTGCCTTAGGACTTATGACAGCTGTAGGATGAAACTTCACCTTCCTCCTCCTTGTGAAAAGAACAAAAGTCTTACTCATCAGTAAGAGCGGTGAGGATAATCGCTTCCGCTACCAACTTATCCCCAACATACGCCTTCCCCTGCATCTTGCAGGTCCGCTCCCGAAGGCGTAATACCTCAACTTCAAACCGGAGCTGGTCCCCCGGCACCACCGGCTTACGGAATTTCGCCTTATCGATCCCCATAAAGTAAACGATCTTATTGCTGAGATTGGGGATCGACCGGAGCAGGAGCACCCCTCCCACCTGAGCCATCGCCTCGACGATAAGCACCCCTGGCATAACGGGCCTCCCTGGAAAATGGCCAGTGAAGAAGGCTTCGTTCACGGTTACATTTTTTATCCCCACTATCCGCTTGTTCTCCTCGAGTTCGAGAATCCTATCGACAAGCAGAAAGGGATACCGATGGGGAAGGATATTCATCACCTCCCGGACATCGAGGATAGGCTCCTCTCTCCGTTTGCTCTCCTCCATCACTCATCCTCCTTACTTTTTCTTCGGGGGATAACCCTTATTCTCATAAGCGATCCTCTCCAATCTCTTCAGCCGTTGGAACAACTCAGGCAGACGGCTGAAAAGAGCGGTAGCCCTTAGCCACTCCCTGTGATCCCGCGCCGGAAAACCGGCAATAGAGGAACCCGGAGGGATATCCTTGGTGACCACTCCCCTTCCCGCTATCTGCACTCCATCACCCACCTCCACATGATCCACCGTGGCTGATTGGCCCGCAAAAAGGACATCCTTCCCGATCCGAGAGCTGCCTGAGATCCCCACCTGCCCCACCAAAATGGAATTTTCCCCAATTACCACATTATGAGCCACCTGAACCAGATTGTCTATCTTCACTCCCCTCCCGATCCTCGT
It contains:
- the recO gene encoding DNA repair protein RecO codes for the protein MVVGEGSICYKMFSKGIGVMVEESEAIVLRYYHLGERDKIVLFFTRDFGKIKGVVRDAFLINSRYGSSLEPFSYIRLRFSERRELARVEEVKLIKPSLKLEHNPLLLWLFSYIAELTDLFTVEHDENEPLFRLLLAILQGVEGGIPPLVVARYFEFWLLKLTGFMPEIRRRCARCNLLLFDEKREAYFGREGLICKNCLSGEELSLPRLSRDGFLLLRLFFTKALSEFKELNIPGEKIAELRRITIYLIRMNLGKEPKSLLFLSELASPTLSGGGNR
- a CDS encoding Mut7-C RNAse domain-containing protein produces the protein MVFPAEGVEPRFILDCMLGKLAKWLRILGYDTLYFSKISDVDLLRMAEKEGRVLLTRDTRIGERRNSATIVLVHSGEPEEQLKEIVSRFKLNLSPERVFSRCLVCNTPITLVEKKEVAGRVPPYVYRTQQRFAYCPTCDRIYWRGTHIKRVFERLRLLMGKEV
- a CDS encoding radical SAM protein — protein: MEISLSELKKKAEEAWELLSSCCLCPRKCRVNRLKGEKGSCGLSAGTYISSFGPHFGEEPPLVGRHGSGTIFFTGCNLHCIYCQNYDISQLRVGYEITPERLAEVMLSLARRGCHNINLVTPTHQVPQILKSLVIAVEEGLKVPIVYNCGGYESLSLIKLLSGVVDIYMPDIKYADPKVAEELSNAPEYPKVVREVVKEMHKQVGDLVIDDEGIARRGLLIRHLVLPNRLAGTEEIVRFIAREISKDSYVNIMDQYHPCYLAGSDKRIARRITRDEYREAVEWARKEGLHRGFPS
- the ligA gene encoding NAD-dependent DNA ligase LigA, which gives rise to MVPDEIRKRVEELRKEIHYHNYRYYVLNQPVISDAEYDRLLRELEELERKYPELYDPNSPTQRVGAEPVEKFGTVPHTIPMLSLSNAFTEEEVVEFDQRIKRMLGTSEDIEYVAEPKLDGLAIEVIYEKGRLVVGSTRGDGFVGEDVTQNIKTIKSIPLILMEDEEPIPERIAVRGEVIMHLDDFRELNRRREEEGEAPFANPRNAAAGSLRQLDPRITASRPLDAFFYAVGEVVGREFKSQWELLTTLPKWGLKTQPYSRLCKNINEAIEFHRKMEEEREKLTYDIDGVVIKVNDFGLQERLGTISRSPRWAVAYKFAPRQMTTKVIDIVANVGRTGAITPVAILEPVPISGVTVSRATLHNEDEIKRKDVRIGDTVVVQRAGDVIPEVVMVVKEKRTGREREFKFPERCPVCGGKVVRLPDEAIHRCINISCPAKLKGGIEHFASKLAMDIDGLGEKLVEQLVDKGLVKSVADLYYLRKDEVSALERMGDKSAENLINAIEASKDRSLDRVIYALGIRHVGEHLARVLAKRFKSIDRLREASYEELLEIPEIGPKVAESIVDFFSERRNIEVIERLRKAGVRMEEERKEEVAVESPLSGKTVVFTGALKHFTRDEAERKVEELGGRASSSVSRKTDFVVVGENPGSKYDKAKKLGVKTISEEEFLELIGEKP
- a CDS encoding beta-lactamase family protein; translation: MSSPLKALDIPSFLKEAVSSGEFPGGVVLIADGPASYRMWAYGERVSSPRSLPVVEDTIFDLASLTKPLITSLLFVLLMRRGFFSLDETISRFLPQFGGGEKGKITLQQLLTHTGGFAPWLPLYLLAPSREEAVSVIRSHPLSSPPGEKVIYSCLGYILLGFIIEKASGSSLSQLASELIFHPLSLKRTFFPPPRVIREEIAATEIGRTYEREKSSKFLSDDSVFPFPNELVWGEVHDGNARFLGGVAGNAGLFSTAYEVFLIAREFLGWGKLLSPWERDLFFTDLTPELNEARSLGFRLTRGEDDLPFSILSPLSAYHTGFTGTSLFIDQSNRFIVVFLTNRIHPRVPERSFEQMRRKLLRLARDYLAH
- a CDS encoding Gfo/Idh/MocA family oxidoreductase, which encodes MAKLKIGVVGVGNFGEHHVRVLKEISGVKLVGVVDKDPNRAEYIGKKYRVPFYTHCADLFNKKIDAVTIAVPTEDHYSVARQFIERGIDVLLEKPMTRNLEEADELIELADRNGVVLQVGYVERYNPAVEAAMKFIRSPLVIEAERIGRFVPRSLDIDVVLDLMIHDIDIALMMARSPVVSVNARGASVITGRVDVANARVTFESGCIGEFMASRVSTSKLRKVRIFERDAVITLDYIAQEVEVEMISRPKGNGSPKRVKKRLKVKREEPLKKELASFVEVVKKKDLPEVTGKDARDSLAVAFRIVEGLSIL
- the lpxI gene encoding UDP-2,3-diacylglucosamine diphosphatase LpxI (LpxI, functionally equivalent to LpxH, replaces it in LPS biosynthesis in a minority of bacteria.), producing MERLGIIAGGGKLPLVVAKEAVKRGRELFTALITKDEREELVALSRSVIEVGVGELSKVISFFKKERVKEAVIVGRVAHEEVFNTASFDPKLSSFIETLEDRRADTLLKGILDLIEQKGIRIVEYLPFVRSYLAPRGVLTKRFPTPREMADVELGFKLAKEIARLDVGQTVMVKKGVVVAIEALEGTDQMIIRGGKLAGASGVVVKVSKPEQDFRFDIPVVGEDTIETLIKVKASVLAVEAGGTIILDQEKVVSLADEVELSIISLGEV
- the lpxA gene encoding acyl-ACP--UDP-N-acetylglucosamine O-acyltransferase gives rise to the protein MSKTFVLFTRRRKVKFHPTAVISPKAEIDEGVKIGPYSIIGDNVKIGRGTVIEANVHIVGYTEIGEDCHIYPFCSIGTPAQDLKYKGEKTYVRIGARNVFREFTTVNAGTACGRGETVIGSDNYFMAYSHIAHDCVVGNGIIFGNAGTLAGHVLVEDYAVVGAFSGVHQFCRVGKYSFIGGYSVITKDVLPFSKTVGNRAKAYGINYIGLKRRNFPPQVIEKLRKAFRLLLNSNLNTSQAIAEIERTITGCEEVSYLVKFIKTSKRGVIK
- the fabZ gene encoding 3-hydroxyacyl-ACP dehydratase FabZ; protein product: MEESKRREEPILDVREVMNILPHRYPFLLVDRILELEENKRIVGIKNVTVNEAFFTGHFPGRPVMPGVLIVEAMAQVGGVLLLRSIPNLSNKIVYFMGIDKAKFRKPVVPGDQLRFEVEVLRLRERTCKMQGKAYVGDKLVAEAIILTALTDE